In Spirosoma pollinicola, the genomic window TACGATGTTCGTGCGAAACCCCAGTTGATGACGAGAAGCGATTAATTTCTTTAGTTCTGCTCGAGCTTCTTCTTTCCGGCCTAAGCGGGCCAATAACAACATCCGTAAATGAGAGAAGCCCATTCGCTCACACTCCTGGAGAATGTCATCGACTGAATTAAATTGATTCAAGTAGGGCAAAATGCGAGTCAGTATTAGATTATTCAGATAGCTGATCATAATCTGTTCTGGAGCAGTAGCATCCAAGGCTAACCACTGAGTACCCCGTTTCTTGCCATAAAACTGGCCTAGATTACGATCAAATACGGAGTATGGGTAGCCTTCAAAAGGGAATACAGGGAGCTCTTGGCCAGGATGGGTTAATTCCCAAACGTCATCTGATAGGATCTGAACACGAATCGTGAAAATCGCTACCTGATGATAATACGAATGAGTTAAATCGCGCTGAATCGTTACTAGTTTACCAACCTGATCAGATTTAAGGTAAAACTGATTATCTTTTTGTTGGTACCCACTGGTCAATAACTGGTGGGCAAAGGAACGCTTGATAACCCGCTGGTACTTGTTATTGATAACCGATAGGCGCATTACTTCGACGTTGTTTTACCAGACAGCCTCCCACAAACTAGTTAGACGCATTTTTGAAAGCAAACAAATAGCAGCAAATAATTTCCTGATTAGAAAAATTATTTGAATTAAAGTTAGAGATTATGTAGCCATGTTTTCAGGTAAGTCCCTGAATTTAATGGCAGACGCTAGATAAGGCCTTCATTTGTTATACCTTTTTTACTTCTGTCTCACAATTCGCTCCTCTACGAGACAAAGAAATCCTCCTGTTTGTGCTTCGTAAATAGGGCGTTTACTGAACCGGATCGTACACGAGCAGCTAGTCCAATACTGCTACCTTAACTGACATACTGTTGGTTATATAAGATAATTCAGCCCTAACTACTTAACAATCCTTCTAGTTCGTTCCTATACTGAATCCTAAATTAGACTAATGAATGAAGCTCCCTAAATGGCTCTTTATTACCATTCAATTAATTGGAATCATAGGTGGAACTTGTTGTTAGGCTCAATCACAAACCGAGAATCCAATCTGGAAACCTTGTCCCCTTATACCCACTACCGATTCAACTACATTCCAACGAACACTTGATTCAGTCGCTAATTACTTGCCTGGGCGATGGGAGCTAGTAGAAGTCGGTGGCGGCTGGGGGCCTAACCGAAAACCATATCGAGTCGTTGAGTTGGTCATAAATCAAAAGCGCGAAGGTGTTGTGTACGAAAACGGCGTGGAGACAGCCACTTTTCAATTAACCCTGAAAATGAGACTGAATACAGTATGGTTTCGTATTAATCAGCAAGGGAAATCTATCTTTAAATTACCCCTTGGACCTAATAGGTGGGGTCTAATGAGTCTATGTGGTGAGAAACTAGGTCTGTCTGATTCATACGCGGATGGGTACGCTTATGCCTTTAGAAGAGTGCCCAGCAAGAATTAGGTTAACATAGTTCATATTGCCACTTATATTATAAAGTTTGACTGACTTAAAGAATGCTATCAATAAACCAGTTACTGCTGTCACTATTATATATAGTGACACCTTTTTGCGGACAATGCCAGTCAAAGGCGCTAGTAATCAATCAATTACAAACTGATAGTGTTACTGCGCTGCTTAATGACATTAACTGGCACGGCAAAGCATTGGCTTCCCAAGAAAGTTGGCGGTTCAGTAATCAGAAACAGAAGATTAAACCTTGGTTTGATATCGGCTTTGTCGTTTACTCGCCTTATGTAACATCATCTGATGGGATCACGCATGTAACTCATATACTGCCAAGCCAATTTCTTAGTATTAGTCATTTACCGACAACGACAGGTACATTTGATTTGTCCGACCTAATTATCAATCAACGGTTAAAAATAAAGGTGGAATATGAATTGATTGAAGGTGGAGATGGAATTACGAATCGATACGTCTTATCCAAAAGCACTGATAACTGGATAAAAATTATAAGATACGACCCTAAGACTAAGCTAGTCATAGGCGCCTTCAATCTAGAATTGATCGGTCGCTCGGATGAAGTAGCCCATTTTAAAAATGGTGTTTTTAAAGTCAGAATGACAGACGAGTTTAAATAACTTGTTGGGTCAATCCCTTTTACAGTAGAAAGGCTAACTACGATACATAGGATTAAATGATAGTATACTCAGTTTCATTGCTTTCAGGAGAATGGAACGTTTCATCAGTGTTTCACATAGCATAATCAATGTGGCTGCGGTTGCAAGAGTCATCTAAAGAATTGTCAACTACTATCCAGAGCATAAACCTCTGGATTTTGTTATTCGTTTTGTGTACACTTATAAACCCGGTTGTGTTGCACCTTTCATAGGGTATGTCTGATCACTATTAACTTATTTCCAACCTTTTAAAGTCGTTAGGGGTCTTTGTCTTGTAAGTTATCTATAACAGAAATCCTTATGCGCTACTTTTTTACGGTTGTAAGCCTTTTACTGCTTAACGTAAGCTGCCGGGAACAAAATAGGGTCCCCCCCTTAGATGCTTTTGTTACATCCCTTGCCGACCTGCCTACTACCTACCAATCGTTTCAAGGGGGTAGCGCTGCCGCCGGTCGTCTTAAACGTGAAACCCAGAACGGCAAAACCACTGGCGAATGGCGTTATAATGAGCGCGGCCAATTAATTGAGTGGCGACTTTACCGGTTTGATGCCGTGGAATCAGCCGTTCAGTATCGTTACGACAAAGATGGCCGCTTACTGTATGTACAGCAATTCGCCAATAACTGCGGCTACTCAAGTGTCTATAATTGTAGTGGCCCGGTGGAATGGACCAGTTACGACCAGTTATTGTCTGACGCCGCCGGGCGTATTACGGAGAGCCGGACGTATCTTAAGCTGAATGGAAACTGGGAGTTTCGTAGCAAAAGCGTGTATGCGTATAACGCGCAGGGTCAAATTACAAACGTGCTACGGTATGATGCTAAGGGCGTATTGGCCGTTACTCAAACGCTTACTTACGACACACATGCCAATGTAATAGCTAGTAGAGAACAAAGCACCGTAGCTTCCGCTGACCTCGCTGACCGCACGTTTACCTATGCGTATGACACCGGCCGCAATCCCTATTTTAACACGGTCTACTATCCTGCTGCCCTGTTTTTAAGCCGTAATACGCAATTAGCTCCAGGGTTAACTTATGACTACCGCGCTGATGGCTTGCCGGTACGTATCCGTCAAAATGGGAGCATTACGGAATTGGAGTACTATTAAAAGCAGGAGATATCCAAACAAATGGGCGTAGGCTACTTACTATGTTGGACAGCTATTTAAAATCAGTTTCTTACTAAGCCCTTTTACTTGAGACGACAGAGTCTTCCTACATCTGCTTTAGGAAATGGGCGTTTAAGGAAACGCTTCATTATTAAGTATTTTGCCTGACGCGTCCTACGTTGGCCAACATACGGCCCCCTATACACCAGCCGGGAATGGTTAATTTGGCCCTAGGAAAGCCCAGGTAAGTAAACTAGCCCTAACCCCTACTTTCTTTTGTTTAGCCTTTAGTTGATTCGTTGCTTATGCGATCCGCTACGTTGCAGGCACTTCTTAGCTGCCTACTCGGTCTGTTACTCCTGGCTTGCGTAGACCCCGAAGATCTGGTGCTACACGGCACAGTGGACATTATCGTGGTGGATGGCACCGTGAACAATCTGGCCGAACCCCAGTTTATTCGGCTCACCTACGCCCGAGCCGACCGGCTGACGGGCCGGTCTGGCAACCTGCCCATTACCAAAGCCAGCGTTGAGGTTTGGGAGGACTCCGCCCGAGTGATCGCTTGCCATGAAACCACGGATGGTGTCTACCAACTACCGGCCGACTTTAAAGGTCAGGTGGGTCATGCCTACCAGCTACGATTCACCCTCACCGATGGTAGCCAGTATGTCTCCACTCAACAACTGATGCCCGCGACCGCTCCTATTAATAAGATTCGTGCTCAATTCAACCTGAACAGTCTGTCCCCCTCCGTGCGGGGCTACTATACCTCGGGCCATGATATATTCATCGAGTTACAGGATCCCATCGAGCAGCGCAACTACTACCGCTGGGATCTGGTCGACTATGAACCCCAATACTGGTGCCGTAGCTGCGAGCAGGGCTTTTACAACATCTATAATGTCATCGAAGACTATCATGGCATTTACCGCTCGGGGCCAGACCTCTACGAAGCGTGCTACTACCCGCCTTACGTTTATATCGGTGATTTCGTTTACGGCCGCACGTTTGATTACCGGTGCCGTACCCAATGCTGGGAAATATTGCCCAGCTACGCGGTGACCCTCTTTGATGACCAGTACAGCAACGGGGGCCTCATCCCCAACTTCAAGGTAGCGGGCGTTCCCTTTTATCAGCATGGCCCTTGTCTGGTACAGGTACGGCAGTCCTCCCTGACGGTCGATGCCTACCGCTATTATAAGCTGTTTCAGGCGCAAACCCAGAACACGGGCGGCCTGGCCGACACGCCCCCCACGGCCCCGGTGGGTAATGTCCATAATGTGGCTAGCCCCAACCAGGTGGTGGTGGGTTATTTTACGGCTACGGGGGTGTATACCAAGCCCATTTACATTGATCGTCAGGACTATCAGGGCGTGCCGCTGGGCCTGGATCTAACTAATGGCTATTCGAAATTTATTGGCGGTGAACTCTTCTATGCCCTGAATGGCCGTGAGGTAACACCCGAGCCTGCCCCTGGCTCGAATACGCGCCCCCTTTTCCTCGACGGTACGCCCCGCCCGCCCACGGCCCTGTGTGCGCCCCTTGACCAACGAACACCGGTCAAGCCCGCAGGATGGCCCAACTAGTCACCGTGACTGCCTAGCTGAAAATAAGACTACTTCACGGTGAATCAATCGGTTGTACTTTATCCAGAGCCATAGGCTACGGATGGTGGTGGTCAGTTATCACTAATCCCTGTCTTGTAAAAACGCTCAATTCCTGCAACGGCTTTCTCAAAGGTTGGTCGTGAATTAACCACCAAATAGACAAAATAAACTCAAGTGACGAATTTGGCGGCCGCCGCTGCGCTAGGCCGCTCTAGCGGTCCATTTTTTAGATTTACCCAATTATGGGTAAGTCAAGATAAACGACAGTCGATATAAATACGATCTCATCTCGATAAACAATCCGCATCGAGGAGGACAGCCGGGCGTTCGTATAATTAATGGCTTTCATCAGCGCCTGCTCGATGGTTAGCAAAGCAGGTACGACAAATCCTTCCGCTTCGATTCGTCCGATTAAGTCCAGGATATCGTTAGTCGAATAGGCCAGCACTGGACTCGACTGGTTAGCCATCGTTTCCAGGTAATCAAAAAAGGGATCACTTAGGTCGTATAAAACGGTAGTTCTCATACCTAAATATCGCTTATCAGGGCAGTCCAATCTGGGTTAACAACAAATCTTTGGAAGAGAGGTGAATCATCTTTCCCCCGTTATTGACTTTCGTTTTGTCCAAATTTTTGGACATTTTTCTTACTCTTAACCCAATCAGGAAAACGGAATTTGATCATCTGTAATTTGTTCAGCCAGTTCCTCCGTTGTAAAACACGCTAGCTGAATTGCCGAAAAATAACCGATAATCCGCGTGTTGTTGTCATTAGCTAAAGGTGTTGTTTGTAAGGGCATTTGTGAATGATGGTCAGCATTAAAAGCACTTGGGCTAAAATAAAGGTGATTTTCTTGATCAAGGATAGCTGCGTAGGCGGTGGAGTCACTTTGCTGGAGTTTCTCCGGCATCACGTCTTCAAATGCTTTGGACAAGCCAGCCGCTAGTGACAATTTAGTGAGCATGATTTCTGAGTCGTTTTCGATTAAAAATAGAGTTGCTTGTTGGATGGTAAACACCTGGCTAGCGGCCATCTTTAATGCGGCCACTACCCGTTAGTTTCTTACTTGATACATGAACGGTGTAATGCGCCCTTTCTTCGTCCTGAACCGTAAAACCTAACTGCGTGGCACCGTAAGCCATGACCTGACGGATTTGAGACTCAAACTGATCGAACTGCAAAATGGCATCGGCGGGTTGATCAATTCGTTGCCAGCGGAGCTGGGGATGGTAGTATTCAGTAAAGGCAATTACCGTGGCCTGCGGGTAGGCTTCTGTAATAATTGGGTAGTTCAACATAAATTAAATGAAGTTAAGTCACTCGACGGGTACTGATTGGTCGGGATACCTGAGCAGAGGGCGTTTTCGGTTGACTCGGGAGCGCCTTGGCTGGGGCGGACGACTTTAGATCGGTCAGGTGAGGATTCCCGGGTTTAAGCAAACGGGGTGCTTTCAGTGTTGGTATTTCAGAGGGGTGCTGAACGGCTTTTGCCATAATTTTCTTTACCTGGTCCCAACTCCTGCCGTTTCGAACATCAACTTTGGTTGAATCTGCTTCAGCATCCGTAAAGAAAGTAAGCGCCCGGCGAGTATGGCTCATCGCCATCTGGGAGGGCGAAAACTGACGCTGATAGTTTTTGAGTACCTCTTTTAAGGGCATCCGTTGGAGGATCTCCGCCAGATCGTAAAAATCACGGCGTAATCCGCGGTTAGCCACAGCGTGAACTTTCATCGCTACGGCATCCCTTAGATCCAGAAATCGTATATTCTGCTCCGCCAGGGGGGCATGCTGCATCTGATAAGGAAATCGGATCATATCAAATTTTACCCCATCCAAAAAACCTCGAATACCCAAATCACTTTGTGAATACACATCGACACGAGCGCCAAAGGTTTGCTCCATGAATTTCTTCATGGCCCCTGGCGGAATGGCTTTGGGCGTAAACAAATCAATATCCGTACTTTGCCGGTGGCCCAGGTGCAGGGCAATTGCCCCACCACCGCATAGTAAAAACCCGGCTTGCTCCAGCTCCCGATTCGTCATCAATTCCTGCAGCAACTGGTAGGGTTTTGTATCGATGGTTTGGAGATGATACATGCGGGCTTTTTATTTTCAGGCTTATTTTAAATTCTGTAATCGTGTGGATTCATTTGGTGCTTCTCATGACCTTTTACTTTAAAGCTTGTTTCAGTTTGTCCCTCGATAAGGTTACGAATAAGAAGAGTTGACTGATGATAAGCGCGCTCCTAATTGCGTTAAAACGAAGCATGCTTCAGCTGTGATAAGTCCAGTCGTTTGTAAGCCCGGTACATTTCCGGTTTTAGATTCAGCCAAATGGCCGTGAGGGAAATAGTCGATGACTGCAATTCAGCGGTATTCAATAACGCTTGTTTAATCGTCTCCAGATCAAAAAAATCGATTATGGCCAGCTTGTCTTCATGGGTGCCCGCATCAAAAACGCGCGCGATAATTGTCTGCCGATCCTGATCGTCATCGATATTGAGCGAGTCGACGTCGTAGCCCCATAAACTGCGGGTGGAGATCTGCAACGACTTGCGGGATGTAGCCGGTTTGCCGGTTGCCAGGTTAGGGATTGAATGATCTAAAGCCATGATCTTTTAAACTAAAATGGATGAATAAACCTAAGTCTTATTGACCGAAAACAAAATAATTTTTTAAGCAAATTAGGCCAACAAATGAAATGATAAAATTTATTGATTTTGAGGGCAATCAGGCGTTAAGGGTTTTACTGCAGAGATAAAAAAAGCCATCGCGTTGACCACGATGGCACGGGATGCTCAATCTATAAATCTTGCGGTGAGACTTTCTTCTCATAGGTGGTAATCAACCGCCCATGTTCATCGACAAGGTCAATTTGCTCAACAACTTCAATCGTAGGTGTGGCATTAGCTAGTCGGTAGCCAACGTACAGAGACATACCAATTTGAACAATTTCAGCGGCTATGGCGAGATAGAGCATCCACTGCCGCCCGGTTGCATCCTGTTTAAACAAAGCAAAAACCATCTTTATTAGAAAAACGCTGATGGCCATACCAATGCGAAGCCGGCTGATGAAATAGGCCTCTGGTCCCAGTAGAATGGCGATGGTGAGCCGGATTGCCCCTACCAGGAAAGCCTGTATGTAGTAGGGAATATCAAACAGCTTAGGCACTTTAAACGGTAATGACAGGGGTTCAAAAAGGCGTTTCATGACTAGGCGGGCGTCTTAAAGGTTTCTTCCCTATTCAATATACAATCTACTTCAAAAAGAATCGGGCTAATACGTCTGAAATGAGTACAAGAGCTTATCATTTCTTCCCGGTTATCGCCCTGTTTTATTCGACGCGTTAAATAAACAGCCTAGCTGGTCAGGCACTCTAATCGATACAACTTAGCTACTGATCATGATTTTCAATTGTAGACTGGTTAACCCGGGCGGGCAGCTTTGCATACTCTGGCGATCGGGCAATCTCCTGCTGTAGCTTCTGGCTTAATTCATCGTATATTTCCCAGTTCCAGTCTTTAAATGTCAGCGAATAAAAGTCATATGGACAATCGGATACGCCGGTGTCAGCGGGGAGTGGTTTAATCTGTTTTAACTCAGGATGGCAGGTTTCACCTTTTTTGGTTACCTGTACCGATAAAAGACTGGGAGTTCCTAACAGGGATAACAGATCAAATGGATAGGTAAGCTCCGATTCAGAAAAGTCATAGCCTCTCATCCCAATGACATCACGGTACAGGTGCGAGCTTTGCCGGAGTGATTGCGTGTATTCTTTATGGATCAGGACGGGACGCGGTTGCTTTTGAACGAGTTCATACTGATCCGGCAATACCCAAGTCAACAGTACTTTTGGCCGCTGATACAGTTGATTCGTTTGTTTGAATAGCTCATCCTGCGTTCCTTTTTCAACAATACGAAACAATATGCCCACGTATTCACCCGTGGTTAAGTCGGTTGGACTTTGCTGAATTATTGGCAATAGAAGGCTCATCGTTGGTCTTAGTTAAAGGATTAAATCAAATAACTGGGGAGAGTCCTGCCGTCGTTCACGAAGGTGGCGTCGAGACCAGGGTAACTTCTCATCGGTTTTCAGCAGCAAATACCGGTCTTTCTGTCTCTTTTGTTGATCCAGTAAATACTGCTTTACGTAGATCGGATTAACCGCATGGGTTCGGTGAATTCGGACAAAATCGTGTAAGTATTTCGACACCCATTTTAGACTCATCGCTAATAAATAACGGGTATTATCCTTCAGATAAATGTAGCAATACCCTCCATTGCTTTCCAGTCGAATAATTTCTTCATTGCGCAGAGGCTCCAGCTCAGATTTATTGCCATTAGCGTTCACCTCTCGATAGATCAGATAAGCCGGCTCCCCAACTATAATTGCATTTTGTGTATCGTTTGGCATTGTCGCTTCAGTTAACCATTCTAACTCGTCAGTTGAACAGGGTTCACTCGGCTTACAGGACGAAAGCCGATCATCATTTTCATCCGATACTCTTATTTTTTCGGTACTTCCATGGTAGGTAGGAATTCTTAAATACCGGATCGTTGCATTAAGGCGTATACGGTGCATGGCTAAAGTAGCGTTTTTTGGGGAATTTTAGAGGCGATGTACACCCAACCGTTTATATTAGGTTTCAAATAAATCTTTTTTTGAAGATATTTTTGTTTTTTTTTCGGTTCAAAAAACGCAAAAAAAGTAACTACTTGTTAGTGGCTTTCCTTTTCCATTCCAGATAGGCTTTTATGATAGTCTGTGCATCAGCGGCCTTAATCGTTTTCATCTGGCTTTCCGTAGCAAACTGCTTAGGCAGTTTAGCGTTCGTAACCCCATCCGTTAGGTAGTACCCAAACTGCCCTTTCCTGACTTCGTATTTTCCGGCTTTGTGAATGATTGTAAGTCCTTTAGCAGCCGGTGCCGAAGAACTTGATTCTAACATTGGAATAGCAAGCTCCAGCGTTACCTCATCGGCGGCTAGCGACTCGACCCCCGTAAACGCATCGGCATATAAAAGGTACGTTCCCTGTTTTGAGGTACCGACCCGAACGGGTTTATTCTTATACTCCCCCAGTAATCGAGTAGCCGTTTCCCGCTTGGCATCAGATAGCGTCGCTTCCACGTGAGCAATCATTCGCTGATGCATTTGATCATAGCTCTGAATAACAGTCAGAAATTTGCTTTTGCCTTCGACTATTTCGTCAAGTTGTTTCTCCATGCCTGCCGTAAATCCGTAGTCAATTAATGGGGAGAAATTCGCTTCAAGAAAATCGGCTAATTGAATACCCGTAGCCGTGGGGACCAGTTTTGCTTTATCGCCCCCAACGGATTGTTGTTCGGTCGTGGTACGAATCGTCCCCTGTTTCAGCGTAATGATGGTTGTCGGCAATTTTCGGGCAGCTACATTGCCAGTTTCTGCATAATTCCGCTTTTGAATCGTCGATAGGATACTAGCGTAGGTAGATGGTCGTCCAATCCCTTTCTGTTCCATACTTTTAATCAGTGTTGCTTCATCAAATCGCTTAGGGGGCTGTCGGTAGGTTTGTTTACCCTGCATTTGATCGAGGCGCAGCGTTGTACCAACCGCTACGGGCGAAATAACGGACTCGTCCTCACTTGCCTCCTCCTCATCAGACTCCGTATAGACAGCGCGGTAACCCTCAAAAATTAAGGTACTGGCTTTTGCCTGAAAGGTATCAATGGGCTGCCCGGTGCCGATCGTTAGTATTGTCTCCTCGTACTGGGTTGGTTTCATTTGTGACGCCATGGCCCGCGTGTAGATGAGCCTATACAAGGATTGTTCATCCCCGTTAGTCCCCGCCATTCGAACATCCATATGAGTTGGTCGGATCGCTTCGTGGGCTTCCTGGGCATCCGCTTTGACGGGAAAGCGCCGGGGCTGAAAATAGGTTTCTCCGAATTGGCTAATGACCTGCTCTTGAATTGCCTCGACCGCTTCCAGGGATAGGTTGGGTGAATCAGTAC contains:
- a CDS encoding DUF6922 domain-containing protein, which encodes MALDHSIPNLATGKPATSRKSLQISTRSLWGYDVDSLNIDDDQDRQTIIARVFDAGTHEDKLAIIDFFDLETIKQALLNTAELQSSTISLTAIWLNLKPEMYRAYKRLDLSQLKHASF
- the topA gene encoding type I DNA topoisomerase, whose product is MAKHLLIVESPNKKQKLLQYLDDLYGSGQWYVAASVGHVQDLPEKELGINRERNYSMSYQVSRDKEKVVTGLKNLVREVGADNVILATDPDREGEAISWHLSRLLNISPDKAQRATFQEITKSAIKSALDSRRPINMSLVKAQEARRAIDRIAGYEVSDIARRKTGKNLTAGRVQSVALKLIVEREKTISSFTDQFSFKLTAVFTSPKNEFIKANYVGAGEADSQKMNALPILQAYLNSATGKLWRLLDKQSKPVLRQPGPAFTTSSLQQEAIRKLSKGNDRWGAKRVMEVAQALFAAGHITYMRTDSPNLSLEAVEAIQEQVISQFGETYFQPRRFPVKADAQEAHEAIRPTHMDVRMAGTNGDEQSLYRLIYTRAMASQMKPTQYEETILTIGTGQPIDTFQAKASTLIFEGYRAVYTESDEEEASEDESVISPVAVGTTLRLDQMQGKQTYRQPPKRFDEATLIKSMEQKGIGRPSTYASILSTIQKRNYAETGNVAARKLPTTIITLKQGTIRTTTEQQSVGGDKAKLVPTATGIQLADFLEANFSPLIDYGFTAGMEKQLDEIVEGKSKFLTVIQSYDQMHQRMIAHVEATLSDAKRETATRLLGEYKNKPVRVGTSKQGTYLLYADAFTGVESLAADEVTLELAIPMLESSSSAPAAKGLTIIHKAGKYEVRKGQFGYYLTDGVTNAKLPKQFATESQMKTIKAADAQTIIKAYLEWKRKATNK
- a CDS encoding nucleotidyl transferase AbiEii/AbiGii toxin family protein, whose translation is MYHLQTIDTKPYQLLQELMTNRELEQAGFLLCGGGAIALHLGHRQSTDIDLFTPKAIPPGAMKKFMEQTFGARVDVYSQSDLGIRGFLDGVKFDMIRFPYQMQHAPLAEQNIRFLDLRDAVAMKVHAVANRGLRRDFYDLAEILQRMPLKEVLKNYQRQFSPSQMAMSHTRRALTFFTDAEADSTKVDVRNGRSWDQVKKIMAKAVQHPSEIPTLKAPRLLKPGNPHLTDLKSSAPAKALPSQPKTPSAQVSRPISTRRVT
- a CDS encoding DUF4304 domain-containing protein, whose translation is MRLSVINNKYQRVIKRSFAHQLLTSGYQQKDNQFYLKSDQVGKLVTIQRDLTHSYYHQVAIFTIRVQILSDDVWELTHPGQELPVFPFEGYPYSVFDRNLGQFYGKKRGTQWLALDATAPEQIMISYLNNLILTRILPYLNQFNSVDDILQECERMGFSHLRMLLLARLGRKEEARAELKKLIASRHQLGFRTNIVNVAQRLGII
- a CDS encoding toxin-antitoxin system YwqK family antitoxin; protein product: MRYFFTVVSLLLLNVSCREQNRVPPLDAFVTSLADLPTTYQSFQGGSAAAGRLKRETQNGKTTGEWRYNERGQLIEWRLYRFDAVESAVQYRYDKDGRLLYVQQFANNCGYSSVYNCSGPVEWTSYDQLLSDAAGRITESRTYLKLNGNWEFRSKSVYAYNAQGQITNVLRYDAKGVLAVTQTLTYDTHANVIASREQSTVASADLADRTFTYAYDTGRNPYFNTVYYPAALFLSRNTQLAPGLTYDYRADGLPVRIRQNGSITELEYY
- a CDS encoding LytR/AlgR family response regulator transcription factor, whose amino-acid sequence is MHRIRLNATIRYLRIPTYHGSTEKIRVSDENDDRLSSCKPSEPCSTDELEWLTEATMPNDTQNAIIVGEPAYLIYREVNANGNKSELEPLRNEEIIRLESNGGYCYIYLKDNTRYLLAMSLKWVSKYLHDFVRIHRTHAVNPIYVKQYLLDQQKRQKDRYLLLKTDEKLPWSRRHLRERRQDSPQLFDLIL
- a CDS encoding DUF4249 domain-containing protein; translated protein: MRSATLQALLSCLLGLLLLACVDPEDLVLHGTVDIIVVDGTVNNLAEPQFIRLTYARADRLTGRSGNLPITKASVEVWEDSARVIACHETTDGVYQLPADFKGQVGHAYQLRFTLTDGSQYVSTQQLMPATAPINKIRAQFNLNSLSPSVRGYYTSGHDIFIELQDPIEQRNYYRWDLVDYEPQYWCRSCEQGFYNIYNVIEDYHGIYRSGPDLYEACYYPPYVYIGDFVYGRTFDYRCRTQCWEILPSYAVTLFDDQYSNGGLIPNFKVAGVPFYQHGPCLVQVRQSSLTVDAYRYYKLFQAQTQNTGGLADTPPTAPVGNVHNVASPNQVVVGYFTATGVYTKPIYIDRQDYQGVPLGLDLTNGYSKFIGGELFYALNGREVTPEPAPGSNTRPLFLDGTPRPPTALCAPLDQRTPVKPAGWPN
- a CDS encoding phage replication initiation protein, NGO0469 family, which encodes MSLLLPIIQQSPTDLTTGEYVGILFRIVEKGTQDELFKQTNQLYQRPKVLLTWVLPDQYELVQKQPRPVLIHKEYTQSLRQSSHLYRDVIGMRGYDFSESELTYPFDLLSLLGTPSLLSVQVTKKGETCHPELKQIKPLPADTGVSDCPYDFYSLTFKDWNWEIYDELSQKLQQEIARSPEYAKLPARVNQSTIENHDQ